The following coding sequences are from one Shewanella violacea DSS12 window:
- a CDS encoding pilus assembly protein, with the protein MINFCFAFIVNAVKSQGQVLPLAKIISLKNHSFGLFFGIVLAISAAPFFSFADDTQLYVFESTARTGARPQMLIIFDNSGSMGARVYDVDAPYVKGAGGLKVGNFAKTGKLYYSRGPTNKANLPNPDNADEKRQFSGAINGCQSSWQYLNKYGVFTGFFREYRFAGSNGTWKEITGSNANNALAIDCFEDIQDSKWRNAAGADPGLPVDSLGTPSSLINYTVASASSNSKTKRNATDKAALTGFGTGRVITVYTEDYLRWEHGVKNKVTKTRLELAKDAIKNVILTTPGVDFGLSIFNMNGPGDNQRDGGRIISGIKNMSSKGKIDLLTSVQSITYAQNTPLCETLYEAYRYFSGQSVLFGDDDSDYISYDRWGRYRGIYKSNRNSPLDPDILDAGVYSSPLKKCQDKAYIVYITDGEPTVDSAANHAIQSLTGGVDKHTAYPVSYLSAMSSWMNNHDVNPKEPGVQHVSTFTIGFSEGAASAASLLKKTAAVGGGSYFDATNAKLLQGSLQQAVNKILEKNASFTSPAVASNNFNRTQSFEYAYYSMFLPNKGPRWTGNIKKFKVTGSGDIIDQNGKNAIGGDGNIKAEACSYWTPKSVCDAGGDGNEVIKGGVLSAMQHARSRTLYSNLSSEMTILTKSEAADFAGGRDSLASYMGVEESQLASLFSWTRGLDVDNDKNQKKISTPKSNWRTDIMGDALHSKPLALNFGDKANPDIRVMVGTNHGFFHMFKDAGAEVSESWAFIPYELLPNLKILRANVPTGVHSVYGIDASPVAYTKMDDSGIETAWVFFGMRRGGGSYYAIDISDPDSPEFMWKIDSNSEGMSELGQSWSTPVVTTIQGESGEQPVLIFGAGYSPAGKDSASIGSVDTKGRGVFIVNAQDGELIHHFGVGTSSGTQIPGIIDSIPSSVAVLDANDDGKTDRIYATDTGGNVWRMDLATSDKSTWSAFKFASLGGGSLSSNRRFFSGPVVAQTMFNNISEVEYNVNGATKTTITYQNIPYDAVVVGSGHRAMPSDLSRADMFFTLQDRNVALTSFKSGNTKVKIPEPLTLANLYDVSAAEPKSKAEHLSFGKTRGWYYDFSRRGEKNLSSATIINGRVFFTSYVPGSLVNSDQCLISGKGYLYNFDLHKGQRDFEYRKINDSVPDTPQMIIPPRDADVDGNHPPSNIYLIGIGNAVPNEKTQAGCEPGDLNCVGGGLRASKIYYFQH; encoded by the coding sequence ATGATTAATTTCTGTTTTGCATTCATTGTTAATGCAGTTAAATCTCAAGGGCAAGTTTTGCCTTTAGCTAAAATTATCTCACTAAAAAATCATAGTTTCGGCCTATTTTTCGGTATCGTTTTGGCCATATCTGCTGCACCTTTCTTCTCTTTTGCAGATGATACTCAGCTCTATGTCTTCGAGTCTACTGCACGTACAGGTGCGCGTCCTCAGATGCTAATTATTTTTGATAATTCTGGCAGCATGGGGGCAAGAGTCTATGATGTCGATGCGCCTTATGTGAAAGGAGCGGGAGGGCTAAAAGTGGGTAATTTCGCTAAGACTGGTAAGTTGTATTACAGCCGAGGTCCGACCAATAAAGCTAATTTACCTAACCCGGATAATGCTGATGAAAAACGCCAATTTTCAGGGGCCATAAACGGCTGCCAAAGTTCATGGCAATATCTCAACAAATACGGTGTATTTACCGGTTTCTTTCGTGAGTACCGCTTCGCCGGTTCTAATGGAACATGGAAAGAAATCACCGGATCCAATGCTAACAATGCCTTGGCAATCGATTGTTTTGAAGATATCCAGGATAGTAAGTGGCGCAATGCCGCGGGTGCAGACCCAGGACTTCCCGTCGATAGTTTAGGTACTCCTTCTTCCCTTATTAATTATACTGTAGCAAGTGCTAGTTCAAACTCTAAGACTAAACGAAATGCGACAGACAAAGCGGCGTTAACTGGATTTGGTACAGGTCGAGTCATTACTGTTTACACCGAAGATTATTTGCGTTGGGAGCATGGGGTCAAAAATAAGGTCACTAAGACACGACTCGAACTGGCCAAAGATGCGATTAAAAATGTGATCTTGACCACACCGGGCGTCGACTTTGGTTTGTCGATTTTCAATATGAACGGGCCTGGGGATAATCAACGCGATGGCGGACGGATTATTTCTGGCATAAAGAACATGTCGTCAAAAGGAAAAATAGATCTGCTGACGAGTGTACAAAGTATTACTTACGCACAAAACACGCCATTGTGTGAAACCTTGTACGAAGCCTATCGATACTTCTCTGGGCAATCGGTACTGTTTGGTGATGACGATAGCGATTATATCTCTTATGACCGTTGGGGCAGGTACCGAGGAATTTACAAATCAAATCGAAATTCGCCTCTAGACCCAGATATCCTCGATGCTGGTGTATACAGTTCACCACTTAAAAAATGTCAAGATAAAGCCTATATTGTCTATATCACAGATGGTGAGCCGACCGTGGATAGCGCTGCTAATCATGCGATTCAATCTTTGACTGGTGGGGTCGATAAGCATACTGCTTACCCAGTTAGCTATCTAAGTGCCATGTCCAGTTGGATGAATAACCATGATGTAAACCCTAAAGAGCCTGGGGTCCAACATGTATCAACATTCACCATAGGTTTTAGTGAAGGAGCAGCTAGTGCTGCCTCATTGTTAAAGAAAACCGCAGCGGTTGGTGGGGGGAGTTACTTCGATGCCACCAATGCCAAGTTGTTACAAGGGTCTTTGCAGCAAGCAGTAAATAAAATCCTCGAAAAAAATGCCAGCTTTACTTCACCTGCGGTGGCGAGTAATAACTTTAATCGAACCCAGTCTTTTGAGTATGCATATTATTCGATGTTTCTTCCTAATAAGGGTCCACGTTGGACAGGTAACATAAAGAAGTTCAAGGTGACCGGAAGTGGCGATATTATCGACCAGAATGGAAAAAATGCCATAGGTGGTGATGGCAATATTAAGGCCGAAGCCTGTTCATATTGGACACCTAAGTCAGTATGCGATGCAGGCGGAGATGGTAATGAAGTGATTAAAGGCGGCGTGCTTTCAGCTATGCAGCATGCACGTTCTCGAACCCTTTACAGTAATTTGTCTTCGGAAATGACAATATTAACTAAGAGTGAAGCCGCTGATTTTGCAGGAGGTAGGGACTCGTTAGCTAGCTACATGGGGGTGGAAGAATCTCAGCTAGCGTCATTGTTTTCATGGACTAGAGGCTTAGATGTCGATAATGATAAAAATCAAAAAAAAATCTCGACTCCTAAATCAAATTGGCGTACCGATATCATGGGGGATGCGCTGCATTCGAAACCTTTAGCGTTAAACTTTGGTGATAAGGCTAATCCAGATATTAGGGTCATGGTTGGGACTAACCACGGTTTCTTTCATATGTTTAAAGATGCAGGCGCAGAAGTATCAGAGTCTTGGGCATTTATTCCTTATGAACTACTACCTAATCTTAAAATCTTAAGGGCCAATGTTCCTACCGGTGTTCATTCAGTTTATGGCATAGACGCTAGCCCAGTTGCTTATACAAAAATGGATGATTCAGGGATTGAGACGGCTTGGGTATTCTTTGGCATGCGTCGAGGCGGAGGCAGTTATTACGCCATAGATATCAGTGATCCTGATTCACCTGAATTTATGTGGAAAATAGATTCAAATTCCGAAGGCATGTCTGAGTTAGGCCAGTCTTGGTCAACGCCAGTAGTGACAACGATTCAAGGCGAAAGTGGTGAGCAGCCGGTATTGATTTTTGGTGCAGGATATTCCCCTGCAGGAAAAGACAGTGCCAGCATTGGCAGTGTGGATACTAAGGGACGTGGCGTGTTTATTGTTAATGCACAAGACGGTGAGCTTATTCATCACTTTGGCGTAGGCACTTCTAGTGGTACTCAAATCCCAGGCATAATTGATAGTATTCCAAGTTCAGTAGCTGTCTTAGATGCTAATGATGATGGTAAAACCGATCGTATCTATGCCACAGATACGGGAGGGAATGTATGGCGTATGGATCTGGCCACCTCAGATAAATCGACTTGGTCGGCATTTAAATTTGCTAGCTTAGGTGGGGGCTCATTATCGTCAAATCGCCGCTTCTTCTCAGGTCCCGTAGTGGCCCAGACTATGTTTAATAATATCTCTGAGGTTGAATATAATGTTAATGGCGCTACCAAAACCACTATTACCTATCAGAATATCCCCTATGACGCTGTAGTTGTGGGCAGTGGTCATAGAGCCATGCCTTCGGATCTGTCTCGTGCCGATATGTTTTTTACCCTGCAAGATAGAAATGTCGCATTAACGTCTTTTAAGTCGGGTAATACTAAGGTCAAAATACCTGAGCCATTAACTTTGGCCAACTTATACGATGTCAGCGCTGCAGAGCCTAAATCGAAAGCTGAACACCTTTCATTTGGAAAAACCCGTGGTTGGTATTATGACTTTAGTCGCCGTGGAGAGAAAAACTTATCCTCAGCGACCATCATCAATGGACGGGTATTTTTCACGTCTTATGTACCTGGCAGCTTAGTAAATAGTGATCAATGCTTAATTTCCGGTAAGGGCTACTTATACAATTTCGATCTACACAAGGGACAGCGTGATTTTGAATATCGAAAGATTAACGATTCTGTGCCCGATACTCCGCAAATGATCATTCCTCCTAGAGATGCAGATGTCGATGGAAATCATCCGCCAAGCAATATCTATCTGATAGGTATTGGCAATGCGGTACCTAATGAAAAGACACAAGCTGGCTGTGAGCCTGGAGATCTTAATTGCGTTGGTGGTGGGTTAAGAGCAAGTAAAATATATTACTTTCAGCATTAA
- a CDS encoding TapY2 family type IVa secretion system protein: protein MNSKIIIAVLVMMLCSSATLAQESREEYKCHLMTNQGDRLLRFSWFPSRADKYMAQLPGTKLADLGFYSGIPLYVKDVLECVRFSERFNSSQARVIDEEMVGQG, encoded by the coding sequence GTGAATAGTAAAATTATTATAGCCGTATTAGTCATGATGTTGTGCTCCAGTGCTACTTTGGCCCAGGAAAGTCGTGAAGAGTATAAGTGCCATCTGATGACAAACCAGGGAGATCGCTTGTTACGATTCTCTTGGTTTCCGAGTCGAGCCGATAAGTATATGGCTCAACTTCCGGGAACTAAATTAGCTGATTTGGGATTTTATTCTGGGATACCTCTGTATGTTAAAGACGTACTCGAGTGTGTCAGGTTTTCCGAGAGATTTAATTCCTCCCAAGCACGAGTCATAGATGAAGAGATGGTGGGTCAGGGCTAA
- a CDS encoding ATP-binding protein, with protein sequence MLDKLSNLMNSLKARLIISALLLILVLLPLIGFTLNDAFKQQVSASAKNELKAYLYSILAVTEVDNGQLMMPESLAENQFNVIQSGLFALISTANPVNKKNRVTWQSNSFLGLDLPDNLPQPEIGKSEFKQLEIDGKPHIIYSYSASFQRNLISADGQSVDNVAFPITVHIIKDQLDYQNQIDLFSKRLWSWLLILMVFLVLVQLAWLLWTLKPLAQFTRELNEIEQGKAMELKAKYPNELQAVAKQLNTLLNTEQRQRKRYRNALADLAHSLKTPLAVIQSQKDLSQSSFEQTNIISRIISYQLKRAQTAAGASWHLGINVVSVSDKLVRTLPKIYREPQIEISTSVDELCIFKGDEADLTEILGNLLDNACKAAKARVHLSVSMEDAKLCINIEDDGPGVSQELESEIFERGIRADSYQQGHGIGLAIVRDLVDSYQGQLSVSRSDALGGAKFSLCFS encoded by the coding sequence ATGCTAGATAAGCTGTCAAACCTAATGAATTCACTCAAGGCGCGCCTGATTATCAGCGCTCTCTTGTTGATCCTTGTCTTACTGCCCTTGATTGGTTTTACCCTGAACGATGCATTCAAGCAGCAGGTCTCGGCATCGGCAAAAAATGAATTGAAAGCCTATCTCTACTCAATTTTAGCCGTGACTGAAGTGGATAACGGCCAACTTATGATGCCCGAATCTTTAGCGGAGAATCAATTTAATGTGATTCAATCGGGTCTATTTGCACTCATTTCAACTGCAAATCCTGTTAATAAAAAAAACAGAGTCACTTGGCAATCCAACTCATTTCTAGGGCTAGATTTACCCGATAATTTGCCACAACCTGAGATAGGTAAAAGTGAGTTTAAGCAGCTAGAGATTGATGGTAAGCCCCATATTATCTATAGCTACAGCGCCAGTTTTCAGCGTAATCTCATATCTGCTGATGGCCAGAGTGTTGACAATGTCGCCTTCCCAATCACGGTACACATCATTAAAGATCAGCTCGATTACCAGAACCAGATAGATCTCTTCAGTAAACGTCTTTGGAGCTGGTTACTGATCTTGATGGTTTTCCTTGTTTTAGTTCAGCTAGCTTGGCTGCTTTGGACCCTCAAGCCCTTGGCTCAGTTTACGCGAGAACTTAATGAGATAGAGCAAGGCAAGGCCATGGAGCTCAAGGCAAAATATCCCAATGAGCTACAAGCTGTAGCGAAACAACTCAACACCTTGCTCAATACCGAGCAGCGCCAGCGAAAACGTTACCGCAATGCCCTGGCTGATCTGGCCCATAGTTTAAAAACTCCACTGGCGGTGATTCAAAGCCAGAAAGATCTCAGCCAGAGTTCCTTCGAGCAGACTAATATCATCAGCCGCATCATTAGCTATCAACTCAAACGAGCCCAGACTGCAGCGGGCGCCTCCTGGCACTTAGGCATTAATGTCGTATCCGTGTCTGATAAATTAGTCAGAACCTTGCCAAAAATATATCGCGAACCTCAGATAGAGATAAGCACAAGTGTCGATGAACTGTGTATTTTCAAGGGTGACGAGGCCGATTTAACCGAAATTTTAGGTAACTTACTCGACAATGCCTGCAAAGCTGCAAAGGCCCGAGTACACCTGAGCGTCTCCATGGAAGACGCCAAACTCTGCATTAACATAGAGGATGATGGCCCGGGAGTATCACAGGAACTGGAAAGTGAAATATTCGAACGTGGTATACGTGCCGACTCCTACCAACAGGGACACGGTATAGGACTGGCCATAGTGCGTGACTTGGTGGACAGTTATCAAGGCCAACTTTCTGTGTCCCGTTCAGATGCCTTGGGCGGCGCCAAATTTAGCCTGTGTTTCAGTTAA
- a CDS encoding response regulator transcription factor: MRILLVEDDLELQKNLKQHLLDANFTLDVASDGEDGLFQGCEHNYDAGIIDVGLPKLNGIELITRLREQEVDFPILILTARDSWQDKVAGLDAGADDYLTKPFHPQELIARLNALIRRSAGKASPLVHNGPFSINTSTLEVKKSGHLMSLSSSEYKLFEFFMLHLGEVKSKTVLIEHIYDQDFDLDSNVIEVFIRRLRKKLDPDNQLGLIETLRGQGYRLIPLARCEQGTEDKPDAR, translated from the coding sequence ATGCGAATATTGTTAGTTGAAGATGACTTAGAACTACAAAAAAACTTAAAGCAGCACCTGCTCGATGCTAACTTTACCTTGGATGTGGCCAGTGATGGCGAAGATGGTTTATTTCAGGGCTGTGAGCATAACTATGATGCCGGGATCATAGATGTGGGCTTACCTAAGCTTAACGGTATTGAACTTATCACCAGGCTCAGAGAGCAAGAGGTAGACTTTCCTATCTTGATCTTAACCGCCCGTGATAGCTGGCAAGATAAGGTAGCAGGCTTAGATGCTGGCGCCGATGATTACCTGACTAAGCCTTTCCACCCTCAAGAGCTGATAGCCCGCCTCAATGCCTTAATACGTCGCTCGGCAGGTAAAGCCAGCCCACTGGTCCACAATGGACCTTTCAGCATAAATACCAGTACCCTAGAGGTAAAAAAGTCCGGTCACTTGATGAGTTTAAGCAGCTCGGAATACAAGCTATTTGAATTTTTTATGCTGCACCTGGGGGAAGTTAAATCTAAGACTGTACTGATTGAGCATATATACGATCAAGACTTCGACTTAGACTCTAATGTGATAGAGGTGTTTATTCGCCGGTTGCGTAAGAAGCTAGATCCTGACAACCAGCTGGGCCTGATAGAAACATTGAGGGGACAAGGTTATCGTTTAATACCACTGGCTCGCTGCGAGCAAGGCACCGAAGATAAGCCAGATGCTAGATAA
- a CDS encoding PepSY domain-containing protein: protein MKLASSLTLALITSACLLFPLQGSATSVTNLSRVSALSSINAVSLSSMSMAAHAKKSPQKLKVTSSQQAIQLVKRQYPGKVLKVQSIKIQGSPAYRVKLLSSSGAVFYVSVDARTGSVRRN from the coding sequence ATGAAATTGGCTTCAAGCTTAACATTAGCTTTAATCACATCGGCTTGTTTACTGTTCCCACTGCAGGGCAGTGCCACGAGTGTGACTAATCTATCTAGGGTTTCAGCTTTAAGCTCTATCAATGCGGTTAGCTTAAGTTCGATGAGCATGGCTGCTCACGCTAAAAAGTCTCCTCAAAAGTTAAAAGTCACTAGCTCTCAACAAGCTATTCAATTAGTGAAACGTCAATATCCAGGCAAGGTACTCAAGGTGCAATCGATCAAAATCCAGGGCAGTCCAGCTTACCGGGTCAAGTTATTATCCAGCTCTGGCGCGGTATTTTATGTGTCCGTCGACGCCAGAACCGGCAGTGTGCGTAGAAACTAA
- a CDS encoding choice-of-anchor H family protein has protein sequence MMNHNVNNNHAKAITGLIIETGVGASSASKSKLSCSKRISLLTLLVGACITFNLSAYASEEAINSSDTRSTQGVFSVGGQTPSLSAMSDNELDAQVGMIADENALLSSQPSPRLAWLEKKMITLKPSSFNPMDIKTREQVISEHKSGDISAKYSLQKNGMKTVADDAQSTVPKAFSNPIYHEFSIYEASSRLFVDDDGDGFYQTFSVTFDADVYGLDAVEVADVYAEIYLSRDGGPWVHYDSTDVFSIVGESSDDDYEVLTSLHYGYYTDYYDVLIDLYEVGFDDIVATISSNDTDNLYALPLESSDRDEVYIDGGDSSSEGYGGGAISLLSLLGLGIIASLRRKKCKY, from the coding sequence ATGATGAATCATAATGTGAACAATAATCATGCTAAAGCGATAACTGGCCTAATCATAGAGACAGGAGTTGGGGCAAGTTCAGCGAGTAAATCTAAGCTTAGCTGCAGCAAACGAATATCCCTATTAACTCTGCTTGTAGGGGCTTGTATCACATTTAACCTAAGTGCCTATGCAAGCGAAGAAGCGATAAATAGCTCAGATACTCGCTCTACTCAAGGGGTGTTCTCTGTCGGTGGGCAAACCCCTTCACTAAGCGCTATGAGTGACAATGAGTTAGATGCACAAGTTGGAATGATTGCAGATGAAAATGCTCTGTTATCGTCGCAACCAAGTCCAAGATTAGCTTGGCTAGAGAAAAAAATGATTACGCTTAAGCCAAGCAGTTTTAATCCTATGGACATAAAGACTCGCGAACAGGTGATTAGCGAGCATAAGAGTGGTGATATCTCTGCTAAGTATTCTCTGCAAAAAAATGGGATGAAAACAGTAGCTGATGATGCTCAGTCGACTGTGCCCAAGGCCTTTTCTAATCCCATTTACCATGAATTTTCAATCTATGAAGCTAGCAGTCGCTTATTCGTCGATGATGACGGTGACGGTTTTTATCAAACCTTTAGTGTGACTTTTGATGCAGATGTGTACGGACTCGATGCGGTCGAGGTCGCCGATGTCTACGCAGAGATCTATTTGAGCCGAGATGGGGGCCCTTGGGTGCATTATGACTCCACCGATGTATTCTCTATCGTGGGTGAGTCTAGCGATGATGATTATGAAGTATTAACTAGCCTGCATTATGGATATTACACCGATTATTACGATGTGCTTATCGACCTCTATGAAGTAGGTTTCGACGATATTGTCGCCACGATAAGCTCAAACGATACCGACAATCTCTATGCCTTACCCCTGGAGAGTAGTGATCGCGATGAGGTGTATATAGATGGTGGAGATTCTAGTAGTGAAGGTTATGGCGGCGGCGCTATTTCACTGTTATCTCTATTGGGATTGGGGATTATTGCCAGTCTGAGAAGAAAAAAATGTAAATATTGA
- a CDS encoding TonB-dependent receptor, translated as MQQFRFSLLAVACASSFFPGLLSANEQVKVPEKVQAEELENKDVERITVYGRQNQVVMNSGLATKSDMSLMETPAAVVIVDEELINAQGVNNLQDLVRNISGVTQAGNNYGIGDNLVIRGLGANYTYDGMYGGAGLGNTFNPTRSLTNVESVEVLKGPATGLYGMGSAGGVINLIEKKPEFESRHDIGVELGQWDSYALSIDSTGGLTDKLAYRLVAKTARSDGYRDIGTDRDEVYTSIKYVFDDSQDLMLSASYIKDAIAVDSIGHPIRIYNAESVGGKTAGEASWEDLINDPEGKGIQLTDEQRKQLADSLADSDGLTPYEFGHNGIISPMAKDNQGDELRFKLTHNIYLNENLFLNQQLQYRDYSSGFARQTGAYNYVYWDRRGTINADPRAPLLEDGVLYPFAARRQEYRQVSADETSWQYFADLRYDFELAGIDNELLVNANFEDRDIRFKQYSIYDADKVIKNKAGDVIYQGQLPYIYDIRNPNWAEGSFEDHDPLMTSNYNKKVSAWGVGLQHVGYFGYGFTTRVGVAFNEIKQSYEHFGVDKRYRASAAEPTPEADTTDNGITYNLGVTYMPTDDLSFFVNHSKGRTAYSMLGGVEGDGSDRLDSESISDDLGMRIKAFDDQMLTSLVFFKSSRTNLQYSNPDYEEGVSGPNVPKSFYDGKEETTGVELDMNAHLNEQWMINVNGVYQDARDKKDPNRSSYDTRQKGVPYVTASAWVTYGADMFSLSSPIDISLGAKYVDDRSTNSSSFGIPDGHVPSYTVFDSAISYQADNWKLQLNVNNLFNETYYSKAMFLGGMPGEERNAKLTFNYQL; from the coding sequence ATGCAACAATTTCGTTTTTCACTACTTGCTGTCGCTTGTGCATCTAGTTTTTTTCCTGGACTTCTTTCTGCTAATGAGCAGGTTAAAGTGCCAGAAAAAGTGCAAGCAGAAGAGCTGGAAAACAAGGATGTAGAGCGTATCACTGTCTATGGAAGACAAAACCAAGTGGTCATGAATTCGGGTCTAGCGACCAAGTCAGATATGTCGTTAATGGAAACACCAGCGGCCGTAGTTATCGTCGATGAAGAGCTGATCAATGCTCAAGGCGTGAATAATTTGCAAGATCTGGTGCGCAATATCAGTGGCGTGACTCAGGCGGGTAACAACTATGGTATTGGTGATAATTTAGTGATCCGCGGACTAGGTGCTAACTATACCTATGACGGTATGTATGGCGGCGCAGGACTTGGTAACACCTTCAATCCAACACGCTCTCTGACTAATGTTGAATCGGTAGAAGTGCTCAAAGGCCCTGCGACAGGTTTGTATGGTATGGGTAGCGCTGGTGGCGTGATTAACCTTATCGAGAAGAAGCCTGAATTTGAGAGTCGCCACGATATAGGTGTCGAGCTGGGTCAATGGGATTCCTATGCGCTAAGTATCGATAGCACGGGCGGCTTGACTGACAAGCTAGCTTATCGTCTTGTTGCTAAAACGGCTCGCAGTGACGGCTATCGTGATATAGGTACCGATCGCGATGAAGTCTATACGTCAATTAAATATGTGTTCGATGACAGCCAGGACTTGATGTTGTCGGCTTCTTATATCAAGGATGCCATCGCAGTCGATTCCATTGGTCATCCAATTCGAATCTATAATGCTGAGTCTGTCGGCGGGAAAACTGCCGGAGAAGCCAGTTGGGAAGATTTAATCAATGACCCAGAAGGCAAAGGTATTCAACTTACCGATGAGCAACGTAAGCAACTAGCCGACTCTTTGGCCGATAGTGATGGTTTAACCCCCTATGAATTTGGTCATAACGGGATTATCTCGCCAATGGCCAAAGATAACCAAGGTGACGAGCTGAGATTTAAGCTGACTCATAATATCTACCTCAATGAGAATCTATTTCTCAACCAGCAGCTGCAATATCGTGATTATAGCTCAGGTTTTGCCCGTCAAACTGGCGCATATAACTATGTATATTGGGATCGCAGGGGCACCATCAATGCTGACCCTCGTGCGCCACTGCTTGAAGACGGTGTACTCTACCCGTTTGCGGCTCGCCGTCAGGAGTATCGTCAGGTCTCGGCCGATGAGACTTCTTGGCAGTATTTCGCCGACTTGAGATATGACTTCGAATTGGCAGGCATAGATAACGAGCTGTTAGTTAATGCGAACTTCGAAGACCGTGATATTCGTTTCAAACAGTACTCAATTTACGATGCCGATAAGGTCATAAAGAACAAGGCCGGTGATGTCATCTATCAGGGGCAATTGCCTTACATCTACGATATTCGTAATCCAAATTGGGCTGAAGGCTCTTTTGAAGATCACGACCCTCTGATGACCAGTAACTACAACAAGAAGGTGAGTGCCTGGGGCGTAGGCCTACAGCATGTCGGCTATTTCGGCTATGGCTTTACCACACGAGTCGGTGTTGCGTTTAACGAGATTAAACAAAGCTATGAGCACTTCGGTGTCGATAAAAGATATCGTGCCAGCGCCGCCGAGCCAACGCCTGAAGCGGATACCACAGATAATGGCATTACCTATAACTTAGGTGTTACCTATATGCCGACCGATGACCTGTCATTTTTCGTCAATCATTCCAAAGGCCGTACGGCTTATAGCATGTTAGGCGGTGTTGAAGGTGATGGTTCGGATAGACTGGATTCTGAGTCTATCAGTGATGACCTAGGCATGCGTATTAAGGCATTTGATGATCAGATGTTGACCTCCTTGGTGTTCTTTAAGAGTTCACGCACTAATCTGCAATACTCAAACCCTGATTATGAAGAAGGTGTTTCAGGACCAAATGTACCGAAAAGCTTCTATGACGGTAAGGAAGAGACCACAGGTGTAGAGTTAGACATGAATGCTCACCTCAATGAGCAGTGGATGATCAACGTTAACGGTGTTTATCAGGATGCACGTGATAAGAAAGATCCCAATCGCAGCAGCTATGATACTCGTCAAAAGGGCGTGCCTTATGTGACAGCCAGTGCTTGGGTCACCTATGGTGCCGATATGTTCTCACTTTCTAGCCCGATTGATATCAGCTTAGGTGCAAAATACGTCGACGATCGCAGCACGAACTCAAGCTCATTTGGTATTCCCGATGGTCATGTGCCAAGTTATACGGTATTCGATTCGGCCATCAGCTATCAGGCCGATAACTGGAAGCTACAGTTGAACGTCAACAACCTGTTCAATGAGACGTACTACAGCAAGGCCATGTTCCTCGGTGGCATGCCTGGTGAAGAGCGTAATGCCAAGCTGACCTTTAATTATCAGTTGTAA